Proteins from one Phaenicophaeus curvirostris isolate KB17595 unplaced genomic scaffold, BPBGC_Pcur_1.0 scaffold_492, whole genome shotgun sequence genomic window:
- the LOC138735148 gene encoding LOW QUALITY PROTEIN: putative uncharacterized protein DDB_G0290521 (The sequence of the model RefSeq protein was modified relative to this genomic sequence to represent the inferred CDS: deleted 2 bases in 1 codon): SRTPSPSRTPSPSQTPSPSRTPSPSRTPSPSWTLSPSQSQSPSQSQSPSRTPSIPDTDPIPIPISIPDTIPIPILISIPDTTPSQTPSPSRTPSPSWTPSPPWTPSLPRTPSPSRTPSPSRTPSPYRTPSPPQTPSPSQTPSPSWTPSPSRTPSPSQTPSPSQSRSPSQTSSPSRTLSPSQTLSPSWTLSASQTPSPSRTPSPPWTPSLSRTPSPSRTPSPSQTPTPSQSRSPSWTPSPSLDAIPIPGRRPHPGHHPHPNTILIPTPSPSWTPSPSWTPSPSQHHLHPMLRPHHSPRPHHGHRPHPSHQVIES, from the exons TCTAGGACACCATCTCCATCTAGgacaccatctccatcccagacACCATCTCCATCCCGGACACCGTCTCCATCTAGGAcaccatctccatcctggaCACTGTCTCCATCCCAATCCCAATCTCCATCCCAATCCCAATCTCCATCTAGgacaccat ccatcccagacACCGACCCCATCCCAATCCCGATCTCTATCCCAGacaccatccccatcccaatccTGATCTCCATCCCGGACACAACTCCATCCCAGACACCATCCCCATCCCGGACACCGTCTCCATCCTGGACACCGTCTCCACCTTGGACACCATCCCTACCCCGGACACCATCTCCATCCCGGACACCATCTCCATCCCGGACACCATCTCCATACAGGACACCATCTCCACCTCAgacaccatctccatcccagacACCATCCCCATCCTGGACACCGTCTCCATCTAGgacaccatctccatcccagacaccatccccatcccaatcccGATCTCCATCCCAGACATCGTCTCCATCCCGGACACTGTCTCCATCCCAGACACTGTCCCCATCCTGGACACTGTCTGCATCCCAGACACCGTCTCCATCTAGGACACCATCTCCACCTTGGACACCATCCCTATCCCGGACACCATCCCCATCTAGgacaccatctccatcccagacACCGACCCCATCCCAATCCCGATCTCCATCCTGGAcgccatccccatccctggacgccatccccatccctggacgccGTCCCCATCCCGGACACCATCCTCATCCCAACACCATCCTCATCCCAACACCATCCCCATCCTGGACACCATCCCCATCCTGGacaccatccccatcccaacaccatctccatcccatgcTACGTCCCCACCACAGCCCACGTCCCCACCATGGACACCGTCCCCATCCCAGCCATCAagtcatagaatcctag